The Comamonas endophytica sequence TCGTCCAGCACATGGTCCTCGCGCACATAGGCATGCGCCAGGACGTAGTCGCCCAGCTGCTGGGTATTGCGCAGGCCGGCGCAGTGGCCGAGCATCATCCAGGCATGCGGGCGCAGCACCGCGATGTGGTCGGTAATGGTCTTGGCGTTGGCCGGGCCGACACCGATGTTGACCATCGTGATGCCGGTGCCGTCGGCGCGCACCAGGTGGTAGCCGGGCATCTGCGGCAGGCGCGGCGGCGGGCTGCCGAACTCGTCGATGGGCTCGGCCGGCAGGCCGGCGCGGCGCGTGACCACGTTGCCGGGCTCGACGAAGGCGCAGTATTCGCTTTCCGGGTTGGCCATCTCGGCATGGCCCAGGCGGATGAATTCGTCGATGTAGAACTGGTAGTTGGTGAACAGCACGAAGTCCTGGAACCACTCGGGCGCGGTGCCGGTGTAGTGGCGCAGGCGGTGCAGCGAATAGTCGACGCGCGGCGCGGTGAACAGCGACAGCGGCAGCGCGCCGCCGGGCTGCGGGTGCCAGGTGCCGTTGGCGATGCCGTCGTCCATCGACTCCAGGTCGGGCAGGTCGAACACGTCGCGCATCAGCATGCGGCGCTCGGGCGTGAGCGTGCCCTCGATATGGTCGTTGTCGGCAAAGGAGAAGTGGATCGGAATCGGCTTGTCGCTCAGGCTGACCTCGAAATCCACCTCGTGACTGGCGCGCAGCAGGCGCAGCTGCTCGGCGTAGTAGTCGGCAAACAGGTCGGGCCGCGTCAGCGTGGCTTCGTAGAGCCCCGGGCCCTCGACGAAGCCATAGGCCAGCGTCGTGTCGGCGCGCGCCACGGTGTGCGTGTGCACCCGCACCTTGGGATAGTAGGCATGCACCGGCGAGGAGGGCGTTTCGCCGGCCACGAAGCGCTGCATGGCATCGCGCAGGTGGCCGATCTGCTCGCGGTAGAGCTGCTGGATGTGGGCGAGCGCCTGCTCGGGAGTGGAGTGCCAGACGATGGCACGGTCATCATTGAACTGTTCCATGGCCTATTGTGACTGCAGCTTGTGACAGTAATCTTGCTGCCATTGCAACAATTGTTCAGCGGGCATAGGCGGCGCGATGAGATAGCCCTGCGCCATCTCGCAGCCGAGCTGGCGCAGCAGCGCCAGCTGCGCGGGCGTTTCCACGCCTTCGGCCACGGTGCCCAGGCGCAGGCTTCTGGCCATCTGCACGATGGCAGTGACGATCGCCGCGTCGTCCTCGTTATCGGTGAGGTCGGTGACGAAGGAACGGTCGATCTTGAGCTGATGGATCGGGTGGCGGCGCAGGTAGGCGAGCGACGAGTAGCCGGTGCCGAAGTCGTCGATGGCCAGCTGCACGCCCTGCTGCTGCAGCGCATGCAGCGTGCGCTGCACCTGCGCGTCGGAATGCATCAGCGTGCTCTCGGTGAGCTCGATATGCAGCAGCTGCGCGGGCAGGCCGGTCTCGGCCAGCACCGCGGCCACGTCGATGGCCAGGTCCGGGTGGCGGAATTCCTGCGCCGACATGTTCACCGACACCGGCACGCGCGGCATGCCCTGCGCCAGCCAGGCGCAGGCCTCGTGGCAGGCCTGGCGCAGCACCCAGCGGTCGATGGCGGTGATCAGCCCGCGGGCCTCGGCCAGCGCCACGAACTCCTCGGGGCTGACCAGGCCGCGCTGCGGATGGCGCCAGCGCACCAGGGCCTCGAACCCCGCCAGCGCGCCGTTGTCGGTGCGCACCTGCGGCTGGTAATGCAGCTCGAAGCCACCCAGCGCGATCGACTGGCGCAGCAGCTGCTCCTGGTTGAGCATGCGGCTGGCGCGGCTCTCCAGCGCCGGCGTGTAGAACTGGAAGGGCTGGTGGCTGCTTTCCTTGGCCAGATGGCGCGCGGCGCCGGCGTTGCGCAGCAGCGCCTCGACGCTCTCTCCATCCTCGGGAAAGACCGCGATGCCGATGGCCGGCGCAACGACCAGCGGCTGCGCGGCCACGTGGTACGGCATCTCCAGCAGCGCCACCATCTGGCGCGTCAGCAGCTCGGTTTCGGCGCGGCCCGTGCTGCCGGCCAGCACCACGATGAATTCATCGCTGCCCGCGCGCGCCACGAGGTCGCTGGCATGCACGCAGCTGCACAGGCGCCGCGCGACCTCGCACAGCACCTGGTCGCCGGCCTGGTGGCCCAGCGAATCGTTGATGGCCGAGAAATGCTTCAGGTCGATGCTCAGCACCGCCACCGCGCGCTTTTCCTCGTGCGCCTTCGCGATCAGCTGCTCGAGCCGGTCGCTCAGGTGCCAGCGGTTGGGCAGGCGTGTCAGCGCATCGTGATCGGCCATGAAGCGCATCTCGGCCTGGGCCTGTTGGTGCGCGGTGATGTCGCGCAGCACGACCATGCGGAAATCCTGGGCGCCCTTGCTGCCGGGCATCAGCATGGCATCGATTTCCACCGGGATGCTGTGGCCATCCTTGTGCCGCACGGTGGCCTTGTAGGCGGCACGGCGCCCGCTGTGCATGGCGTCTAGCGCCATGGGCCAGAATTCCTTGTCCAGATGCTGCAGCGCGGGCTTGCCGCGCAGCTCTTCGAGCTCGTAGCCGATGAGGCGCAGCAGCGCATCGTTGGCATCGAGCACCACGCCATCGCGGTGCAGCAGGATCGCCTCGTGGGTCGCGGCCGAGAACAGCCGCATGCGCTCCTCGCTCTCGTCGAGCTGCTGCTGCACCGAGCGGCCCTGGCTCAGGTCCAGCACCTGCACCACGGCGCCGCGCAGCACCCCCTGCTCGAGGTGCGGCGTGACGCGGGCCTCGATCTCGCGCAGCTCGCCCTGCGGCGAACGCGCTTGGCGCACATAGCGCACCGGCTCGC is a genomic window containing:
- a CDS encoding putative bifunctional diguanylate cyclase/phosphodiesterase, with the translated sequence MPPSPSASRLDSSSESDSNVLLRLVIDAAAGMMAYFEAGTRCCRFANQAFARHYGFGPDEIIGKRPWEIMGQEGWEAIAPHMELCLRGEPVRYVRQARSPQGELREIEARVTPHLEQGVLRGAVVQVLDLSQGRSVQQQLDESEERMRLFSAATHEAILLHRDGVVLDANDALLRLIGYELEELRGKPALQHLDKEFWPMALDAMHSGRRAAYKATVRHKDGHSIPVEIDAMLMPGSKGAQDFRMVVLRDITAHQQAQAEMRFMADHDALTRLPNRWHLSDRLEQLIAKAHEEKRAVAVLSIDLKHFSAINDSLGHQAGDQVLCEVARRLCSCVHASDLVARAGSDEFIVVLAGSTGRAETELLTRQMVALLEMPYHVAAQPLVVAPAIGIAVFPEDGESVEALLRNAGAARHLAKESSHQPFQFYTPALESRASRMLNQEQLLRQSIALGGFELHYQPQVRTDNGALAGFEALVRWRHPQRGLVSPEEFVALAEARGLITAIDRWVLRQACHEACAWLAQGMPRVPVSVNMSAQEFRHPDLAIDVAAVLAETGLPAQLLHIELTESTLMHSDAQVQRTLHALQQQGVQLAIDDFGTGYSSLAYLRRHPIHQLKIDRSFVTDLTDNEDDAAIVTAIVQMARSLRLGTVAEGVETPAQLALLRQLGCEMAQGYLIAPPMPAEQLLQWQQDYCHKLQSQ
- a CDS encoding AMP nucleosidase, with translation MEQFNDDRAIVWHSTPEQALAHIQQLYREQIGHLRDAMQRFVAGETPSSPVHAYYPKVRVHTHTVARADTTLAYGFVEGPGLYEATLTRPDLFADYYAEQLRLLRASHEVDFEVSLSDKPIPIHFSFADNDHIEGTLTPERRMLMRDVFDLPDLESMDDGIANGTWHPQPGGALPLSLFTAPRVDYSLHRLRHYTGTAPEWFQDFVLFTNYQFYIDEFIRLGHAEMANPESEYCAFVEPGNVVTRRAGLPAEPIDEFGSPPPRLPQMPGYHLVRADGTGITMVNIGVGPANAKTITDHIAVLRPHAWMMLGHCAGLRNTQQLGDYVLAHAYVREDHVLDEELPLWVPIPALAEIQVALQQAVADVTQMPGSDLKRIMRTGTVASTDNRNWELLPNNMPQLRFSQSRAVALDMESATIAANGFRFRVPYGTLLCVSDKPLHGEIKLPGMANHFYRERVDQHLRIGMRAIEILRAGGIERLHSRKLRSFAEVAFQ